In Synergistaceae bacterium, the following proteins share a genomic window:
- a CDS encoding metal-dependent transcriptional regulator — protein MITARIEDYLEEIFLLESTGRDVTVTDLAERLGITKGTVTVTVQKLVEAKMLNHERYGSLHLTAEGRQKGLLVYRRHEGLRAFFHELLGVDRDRSSEMACSMEHYMDIVTDDRLYAMLEFFRRARADKEPWVDELFNAMETQVLLPNPLSVLRKGQKGVVIRLTADEKLRKYLQDKGFMSGTSIVCLDASSTGSLRVSVDGKEMEVPRNEAATVWLRMI, from the coding sequence ATGATAACTGCTCGCATCGAGGATTACTTAGAGGAAATTTTTCTTCTCGAAAGCACCGGTCGGGACGTCACCGTCACCGATCTTGCTGAACGCTTGGGAATCACCAAGGGTACGGTTACGGTTACAGTGCAAAAGCTGGTAGAGGCAAAAATGCTGAACCATGAGCGCTATGGTTCCCTTCACCTTACCGCGGAGGGACGTCAGAAGGGCCTTTTGGTTTACCGCCGGCACGAAGGGCTGCGCGCGTTTTTCCATGAACTTTTGGGAGTGGACAGGGATCGTTCTTCCGAGATGGCGTGTAGCATGGAACACTATATGGATATTGTGACGGACGACAGGCTCTATGCTATGTTGGAGTTCTTTAGGCGCGCCAGAGCCGATAAAGAACCCTGGGTTGATGAACTTTTTAACGCGATGGAAACACAGGTCTTGCTGCCTAATCCCCTTTCCGTGCTGAGAAAGGGACAGAAAGGCGTGGTGATCCGCCTGACCGCCGATGAAAAATTGCGTAAATACTTACAGGACAAGGGTTTTATGTCAGGAACGAGTATTGTCTGCCTCGACGCCTCCTCGACGGGTTCTTTGCGCGTTTCCGTGGACGGCAAGGAAATGGAGGTTCCCCGCAATGAAGCCGCGACAGTTTGGCTGCGAATGATATAG